From one Pempheris klunzingeri isolate RE-2024b chromosome 5, fPemKlu1.hap1, whole genome shotgun sequence genomic stretch:
- the LOC139201356 gene encoding cingulin-like protein 1 isoform X2, which yields MESHRLSGSPDIRIQRSYMQQHSPRGSPDGVFGVRVQVQGIKGQPFVVLNSSGQESHRDISVITHQAGYNPGVVRRSVDERRSPSEPQRTATSSVFHYQKHPEILRPYDPESNNLKLVFPSTASVADTAETTHANKPRIPLPAEGPEEDQSEASQNKAPPSGRHLPARPPNTVDTDSILSVGKLISQFNSSQRRGRGGPRNRLDPEQCRRSRSVDSSRTSDSSSSSSSSSRASSLKAVRGENPCGIYPPGSARARLLSGEASLASKTEETKLLKGDHGKAAPHAVKLLHRADKPSISRSCSDQTDDSDERDTQQELSVDPVEDTAKQILFTYLKDGTTDDDSTTERKVTLLLERVNKVKWKPAENVEEEEKAYAAEVNHLQEKQAALKKEVSELKQKLETEIKNEKTLAKACEKARTEKKKLQDELAKSQEELSKLRDRLADIEAELRSTKRELTQMEAERGRSKTEMKDLQQQLSEMHDELDQAKKAELINAEKEVLLKDMAQMRVEFQETLQVKEEQEEVLHHKERELSALKGALQEEVETHDNYIAALKEEYEAELEKLLRDLEKAKESNALLGQEKVEAEGDRGAAKVQLKELSQERDQLKMKVQEQSNKVEKLSQAIQECKTTERQLEQRAKQLEREKQQVEEALQDVRRNEEEMCQSNQLLLTRLEDVQSKLTKLNHEHRDLKEKLKDEKKQTEELWKTKTELEDERRLQDRTVEQLQRKMNSIMEECEASTDVLQNQVDEAREKSQRELDELRRQLQEKGAELEKSRQAAKKLQEELLPLEEDLRRCRREQQEAQLRGRQLEQRVEELEERNAATVGERERQVKLMEGRISQLEEDLNDERSSADRLMERLDKTKEQMDQMRNELMQERAARQDLECDKMSLERQNKDLRGRVTHLEGSQRTNQDSLVSKLNCRIQELEERLQGEERDNNSLQQANRKLERKVKEMKIQTDEEHVNLQSQRDQLTQRLKTAKRQMDEAEEEIERLEHAKKKLQRELDEQIEANEQLHGQLSSLRNEMRRKKKSPPLIKVVDGDVIDMDDFGSD from the exons ATGGAGTCTCACAGACTGAGCGGCTCTCCGGACATCAGGATACAGAGGAGCTACATGCAGCAACACAGTCCCAGAGGCAGCCCGGACGGCGTGTTTGGAGTCAGAGTGCAGGTCCAAGGGATTAAAGGTCAACCCTTCGTGGTTCTGAACAGTTCTGGCCAGGAGAGCCACCGGGACATCTCCGTCATCACTCACCAGGCAGGGTACAACCCGGGCGTGGTGAGGAGGTCTGTGGATGAAAGACGCTCACCATCTGAGCCACAGAGGACTGCAACCTCCTCCGTGTTTCATTATCAGAAACACCCAGAGATTCTGAGACCTTATGACCCTGAAAGTAATAACCTGAAGCTGGTCTTTCCTTCAACAGCTTCAGTCGCTGATACTGCAGAGACTACTCATGCAAACAAACCCAGGATCCCTCTGCCTGCTGAGGGCCCGGAGGAAGACCAGAGTGAGGCGTCCCAGAACAAGGCGCCTCCATCAGGTCGACACCTCCCTGCAAGGCCCCCaaacacagtggacacagaCTCCATCTTATCAGTAGGGAAGCTCATAAGTCAGTTCAACAGCAGCCAGCGGAGGGGAAGGGGAGGCCCGAGGAACAGGTTGGACCCAGAGCAGTGTCGGAGGTCACGCAGCGTGGACAGCAGTCGAACCTCAgactcctcgtcctcctcctcttcctccagcagaGCCTCGTCTCTGAAGGCCGTCAGGGGCGAGAACCCATGTGGGATATATCCTCCCGGGTCAGCCAGGGCCCGACTCCTCAGCGGAGAAGCCTCTTTGGCGAGCAAGACGGAGGAGACCAAGCTGCTTAAAGGAGATCACGGAAAAGCAGCTCCACATGCTGTAAAATTACTTCACAGAGCAGATAAACCCTCTATCTCCAGATCATGTAGTGACCAGACCGATGACTCAGATGAAAGAGACACGCAG CAAGAACTCTCAGTAGACCCAGTTGAagacacagcaaaacaaatactGTTCACTTACCTCAAGGATGG gaCGACCGATGATGACTCCACCACTGAACGGAAAGTCACCCTGCTGCTTGAAAGGGTCAACAAGGTCAAATGGAAACCGGCTGaaaatgtggaggaggaggagaaa GCTTATGCCGCTGAGGTGAATCATTTGCAGGAGAAGCAGGCGGCACTGAAGAAAGAAGTGTCTGAATTAAAGCAAAAACTGGAAACTGAGATTAAG AATGAAAAGACTCTAGCCAAGGCTTGTGAAAAGGCcagaacagagaagaagaaacttcAGGACGAGTTGGCCAAAAGTCAGGAGGAGCTCTCCAAACTCAGAGACAGACTGGCCGACATTGAGGCAGAGCTTCGGTCTACCAAACGGGA GCTGActcagatggaggcagagagagggagatctAAAACGGAGATGAAAgaccttcagcagcagctctctgagatGCATGATGAGCTGGACCAAGCCAAGAAGGCAGAGCTCATAAATGCAGAGAAAGAAGTCCTTCTGAAG GATATGGCGCAGATGCGTGTGGAATTTCAGGAGACGctgcaggtgaaggaggagcaggaggaggtgctgCACCACAAGGAAAGGGAGCTCAGTGCCCTGAAGGGGGCGCTccaagaggaggtggagactCATGATAACTACATTGCTGCTCTGAAGGAGGAATATGAAGCTGAGCTTGAAAAGCTGCTCAGGGATTTAGAGAAGGCTAAAGAG AGCAATGCTCTGCTGGGTCAAGAGAAAGTCGAAGCAGAGGGGGACAGAGGTGCAGCTAAGGTGCAGCTGAAGGAGCTGAGCCAGGAAAGAGATCAGCTGAAAATGAAGGTGCAGGAGCAGAGCAACAAAGTGGAGAAGCTGAGTCAGGCAATCCAGGAGTgtaaaaccacagagagacagctggAGCAGAGAGCAAAGCAACTTGAG AGGGAGAAGCAGCAGGTTGAGGAGGCGCTGCAAGATGTGAGGAGAAACGAGGAGGAGATGTGTCAGTCCAACCAGTTGCTGCTGACTCGCTTGGAAGACGTGCAG agtAAGTTGACCAAGCTAAACCATGAGCACAGGGACCTGAAGGAGAAGCTCAAGGATgagaagaaacaaacagaggagctgtggaagacaaaaactgaactggaggatgagaggaggctGCAGGACAGGACTGTAGAGCAACTGCAGAGGAAG ATGAACAGCATCATGGAGGAGTGCGAGGCGTCTACAGATGTACTTCAGAACCAGGTCGATGAGGCCAGAGAGAAGAGTCAGAGGGAGTTGGACGAGCTGCGGAGACAGCTGCAGGAAAAGggagcagagctggagaaaTCCCGACAGGCGGCCAAAAAACTGCAGGAAGAG CTGCTTCCTCTGGAGGAGGATCTGCGGCGGTGTCGcagggagcagcaggaggccCAGCTGAGGGGCCGGCAGCTGGAGCAGagggtggaggagctggaggagaggaacgCAGCCacggtgggagagagagagcggcagGTCAAACTCATGGAG GGGCGCATCAGTCAACTAGAAGAAGATCTTAATGATGAGCGCAGCAGTGCTGACCGCCTGATGGAGCGATTAGACAAAACCAAAGAGCAG ATGGATCAGATGAGAAACGAGCTGATGCAGGAGAGAGCAGCCAGGCAGGACCTGGAGTGTGACAAGATGAGTCTGGAGAGACAG AATAAAGATCTTAGGGGCAGAGTGACTCATTTAGAAGGATCACAGAGGACCAACCAGGATTCACTTGTCTCCAAACTTAACTGCCGCAtccaggagctggaggaaaggtTGCAAGGAGAAGAGAG AGACAACAACAGCCTGCAACAAGCGAACCGCAAGCTGGAGCGCAAGGTGAAGGAGATGAAGATTCAGACGGACGAAGAACACGTCAACCTGCAGAGCCAGAGAGACCAG CTGACTCAGAGACTGAAGACGGCGAAGAGGCAGATGGatgaggcggaggaggagatCGAGCGTCTGGAACACGCTAAAAAGAAGCTGCAGAGAGAACTGGATGAGCAGATCGAGGCCAACGAGCAGCTTCACGGCCAACTGAGCTCACTGAGGAATGAGATGAG GCGGAAGAAGAAATCCCCTCCTCTCATTAAGGTTGTGGACGGCGATGTGATCGACATGGATGACTTTGGCTCTGATTGA
- the LOC139201356 gene encoding cingulin-like protein 1 isoform X3 produces the protein MESHRLSGSPDIRIQRSYMQQHSPRGSPDGVFGVRVQVQGIKGQPFVVLNSSGQESHRDISVITHQAGYNPGVVRRSVDERRSPSEPQRTATSSVFHYQKHPEILRPYDPESNNLKLVFPSTASVADTAETTHANKPRIPLPAEGPEEDQSEASQNKAPPSGRHLPARPPNTVDTDSILSVGKLISQFNSSQRRGRGGPRNRLDPEQCRRSRSVDSSRTSDSSSSSSSSSRASSLKAVRGENPCGIYPPGSARARLLSGEASLASKTEETKLLKGDHGKAAPHAVKLLHRADKPSISRSCSDQTDDSDERDTQVTPDLLKGQQELSVDPVEDTAKQILFTYLKDGTTDDDSTTERKVTLLLERVNKVKWKPAENVEEEEKAYAAEVNHLQEKQAALKKEVSELKQKLETEIKNEKTLAKACEKARTEKKKLQDELAKSQEELSKLRDRLADIEAELRSTKRELTQMEAERGRSKTEMKDLQQQLSEMHDELDQAKKAELINAEKEVLLKDMAQMRVEFQETLQVKEEQEEVLHHKERELSALKGALQEEVETHDNYIAALKEEYEAELEKLLRDLEKAKESNALLGQEKVEAEGDRGAAKVQLKELSQERDQLKMKVQEQSNKVEKLSQAIQECKTTERQLEQRAKQLEREKQQVEEALQDVRRNEEEMCQSNQLLLTRLEDVQSKLTKLNHEHRDLKEKLKDEKKQTEELWKTKTELEDERRLQDRTVEQLQRKMNSIMEECEASTDVLQNQVDEAREKSQRELDELRRQLQEKGAELEKSRQAAKKLQEEGRISQLEEDLNDERSSADRLMERLDKTKEQMDQMRNELMQERAARQDLECDKMSLERQNKDLRGRVTHLEGSQRTNQDSLVSKLNCRIQELEERLQGEERDNNSLQQANRKLERKVKEMKIQTDEEHVNLQSQRDQLTQRLKTAKRQMDEAEEEIERLEHAKKKLQRELDEQIEANEQLHGQLSSLRNEMRRKKKSPPLIKVVDGDVIDMDDFGSD, from the exons ATGGAGTCTCACAGACTGAGCGGCTCTCCGGACATCAGGATACAGAGGAGCTACATGCAGCAACACAGTCCCAGAGGCAGCCCGGACGGCGTGTTTGGAGTCAGAGTGCAGGTCCAAGGGATTAAAGGTCAACCCTTCGTGGTTCTGAACAGTTCTGGCCAGGAGAGCCACCGGGACATCTCCGTCATCACTCACCAGGCAGGGTACAACCCGGGCGTGGTGAGGAGGTCTGTGGATGAAAGACGCTCACCATCTGAGCCACAGAGGACTGCAACCTCCTCCGTGTTTCATTATCAGAAACACCCAGAGATTCTGAGACCTTATGACCCTGAAAGTAATAACCTGAAGCTGGTCTTTCCTTCAACAGCTTCAGTCGCTGATACTGCAGAGACTACTCATGCAAACAAACCCAGGATCCCTCTGCCTGCTGAGGGCCCGGAGGAAGACCAGAGTGAGGCGTCCCAGAACAAGGCGCCTCCATCAGGTCGACACCTCCCTGCAAGGCCCCCaaacacagtggacacagaCTCCATCTTATCAGTAGGGAAGCTCATAAGTCAGTTCAACAGCAGCCAGCGGAGGGGAAGGGGAGGCCCGAGGAACAGGTTGGACCCAGAGCAGTGTCGGAGGTCACGCAGCGTGGACAGCAGTCGAACCTCAgactcctcgtcctcctcctcttcctccagcagaGCCTCGTCTCTGAAGGCCGTCAGGGGCGAGAACCCATGTGGGATATATCCTCCCGGGTCAGCCAGGGCCCGACTCCTCAGCGGAGAAGCCTCTTTGGCGAGCAAGACGGAGGAGACCAAGCTGCTTAAAGGAGATCACGGAAAAGCAGCTCCACATGCTGTAAAATTACTTCACAGAGCAGATAAACCCTCTATCTCCAGATCATGTAGTGACCAGACCGATGACTCAGATGAAAGAGACACGCAG GTCACTCCCGATCTTCTGAAAGGACAGCAAGAACTCTCAGTAGACCCAGTTGAagacacagcaaaacaaatactGTTCACTTACCTCAAGGATGG gaCGACCGATGATGACTCCACCACTGAACGGAAAGTCACCCTGCTGCTTGAAAGGGTCAACAAGGTCAAATGGAAACCGGCTGaaaatgtggaggaggaggagaaa GCTTATGCCGCTGAGGTGAATCATTTGCAGGAGAAGCAGGCGGCACTGAAGAAAGAAGTGTCTGAATTAAAGCAAAAACTGGAAACTGAGATTAAG AATGAAAAGACTCTAGCCAAGGCTTGTGAAAAGGCcagaacagagaagaagaaacttcAGGACGAGTTGGCCAAAAGTCAGGAGGAGCTCTCCAAACTCAGAGACAGACTGGCCGACATTGAGGCAGAGCTTCGGTCTACCAAACGGGA GCTGActcagatggaggcagagagagggagatctAAAACGGAGATGAAAgaccttcagcagcagctctctgagatGCATGATGAGCTGGACCAAGCCAAGAAGGCAGAGCTCATAAATGCAGAGAAAGAAGTCCTTCTGAAG GATATGGCGCAGATGCGTGTGGAATTTCAGGAGACGctgcaggtgaaggaggagcaggaggaggtgctgCACCACAAGGAAAGGGAGCTCAGTGCCCTGAAGGGGGCGCTccaagaggaggtggagactCATGATAACTACATTGCTGCTCTGAAGGAGGAATATGAAGCTGAGCTTGAAAAGCTGCTCAGGGATTTAGAGAAGGCTAAAGAG AGCAATGCTCTGCTGGGTCAAGAGAAAGTCGAAGCAGAGGGGGACAGAGGTGCAGCTAAGGTGCAGCTGAAGGAGCTGAGCCAGGAAAGAGATCAGCTGAAAATGAAGGTGCAGGAGCAGAGCAACAAAGTGGAGAAGCTGAGTCAGGCAATCCAGGAGTgtaaaaccacagagagacagctggAGCAGAGAGCAAAGCAACTTGAG AGGGAGAAGCAGCAGGTTGAGGAGGCGCTGCAAGATGTGAGGAGAAACGAGGAGGAGATGTGTCAGTCCAACCAGTTGCTGCTGACTCGCTTGGAAGACGTGCAG agtAAGTTGACCAAGCTAAACCATGAGCACAGGGACCTGAAGGAGAAGCTCAAGGATgagaagaaacaaacagaggagctgtggaagacaaaaactgaactggaggatgagaggaggctGCAGGACAGGACTGTAGAGCAACTGCAGAGGAAG ATGAACAGCATCATGGAGGAGTGCGAGGCGTCTACAGATGTACTTCAGAACCAGGTCGATGAGGCCAGAGAGAAGAGTCAGAGGGAGTTGGACGAGCTGCGGAGACAGCTGCAGGAAAAGggagcagagctggagaaaTCCCGACAGGCGGCCAAAAAACTGCAGGAAGAG GGGCGCATCAGTCAACTAGAAGAAGATCTTAATGATGAGCGCAGCAGTGCTGACCGCCTGATGGAGCGATTAGACAAAACCAAAGAGCAG ATGGATCAGATGAGAAACGAGCTGATGCAGGAGAGAGCAGCCAGGCAGGACCTGGAGTGTGACAAGATGAGTCTGGAGAGACAG AATAAAGATCTTAGGGGCAGAGTGACTCATTTAGAAGGATCACAGAGGACCAACCAGGATTCACTTGTCTCCAAACTTAACTGCCGCAtccaggagctggaggaaaggtTGCAAGGAGAAGAGAG AGACAACAACAGCCTGCAACAAGCGAACCGCAAGCTGGAGCGCAAGGTGAAGGAGATGAAGATTCAGACGGACGAAGAACACGTCAACCTGCAGAGCCAGAGAGACCAG CTGACTCAGAGACTGAAGACGGCGAAGAGGCAGATGGatgaggcggaggaggagatCGAGCGTCTGGAACACGCTAAAAAGAAGCTGCAGAGAGAACTGGATGAGCAGATCGAGGCCAACGAGCAGCTTCACGGCCAACTGAGCTCACTGAGGAATGAGATGAG GCGGAAGAAGAAATCCCCTCCTCTCATTAAGGTTGTGGACGGCGATGTGATCGACATGGATGACTTTGGCTCTGATTGA
- the LOC139201356 gene encoding cingulin-like protein 1 isoform X1, with protein MESHRLSGSPDIRIQRSYMQQHSPRGSPDGVFGVRVQVQGIKGQPFVVLNSSGQESHRDISVITHQAGYNPGVVRRSVDERRSPSEPQRTATSSVFHYQKHPEILRPYDPESNNLKLVFPSTASVADTAETTHANKPRIPLPAEGPEEDQSEASQNKAPPSGRHLPARPPNTVDTDSILSVGKLISQFNSSQRRGRGGPRNRLDPEQCRRSRSVDSSRTSDSSSSSSSSSRASSLKAVRGENPCGIYPPGSARARLLSGEASLASKTEETKLLKGDHGKAAPHAVKLLHRADKPSISRSCSDQTDDSDERDTQVTPDLLKGQQELSVDPVEDTAKQILFTYLKDGTTDDDSTTERKVTLLLERVNKVKWKPAENVEEEEKAYAAEVNHLQEKQAALKKEVSELKQKLETEIKNEKTLAKACEKARTEKKKLQDELAKSQEELSKLRDRLADIEAELRSTKRELTQMEAERGRSKTEMKDLQQQLSEMHDELDQAKKAELINAEKEVLLKDMAQMRVEFQETLQVKEEQEEVLHHKERELSALKGALQEEVETHDNYIAALKEEYEAELEKLLRDLEKAKESNALLGQEKVEAEGDRGAAKVQLKELSQERDQLKMKVQEQSNKVEKLSQAIQECKTTERQLEQRAKQLEREKQQVEEALQDVRRNEEEMCQSNQLLLTRLEDVQSKLTKLNHEHRDLKEKLKDEKKQTEELWKTKTELEDERRLQDRTVEQLQRKMNSIMEECEASTDVLQNQVDEAREKSQRELDELRRQLQEKGAELEKSRQAAKKLQEELLPLEEDLRRCRREQQEAQLRGRQLEQRVEELEERNAATVGERERQVKLMEGRISQLEEDLNDERSSADRLMERLDKTKEQMDQMRNELMQERAARQDLECDKMSLERQNKDLRGRVTHLEGSQRTNQDSLVSKLNCRIQELEERLQGEERDNNSLQQANRKLERKVKEMKIQTDEEHVNLQSQRDQLTQRLKTAKRQMDEAEEEIERLEHAKKKLQRELDEQIEANEQLHGQLSSLRNEMRRKKKSPPLIKVVDGDVIDMDDFGSD; from the exons ATGGAGTCTCACAGACTGAGCGGCTCTCCGGACATCAGGATACAGAGGAGCTACATGCAGCAACACAGTCCCAGAGGCAGCCCGGACGGCGTGTTTGGAGTCAGAGTGCAGGTCCAAGGGATTAAAGGTCAACCCTTCGTGGTTCTGAACAGTTCTGGCCAGGAGAGCCACCGGGACATCTCCGTCATCACTCACCAGGCAGGGTACAACCCGGGCGTGGTGAGGAGGTCTGTGGATGAAAGACGCTCACCATCTGAGCCACAGAGGACTGCAACCTCCTCCGTGTTTCATTATCAGAAACACCCAGAGATTCTGAGACCTTATGACCCTGAAAGTAATAACCTGAAGCTGGTCTTTCCTTCAACAGCTTCAGTCGCTGATACTGCAGAGACTACTCATGCAAACAAACCCAGGATCCCTCTGCCTGCTGAGGGCCCGGAGGAAGACCAGAGTGAGGCGTCCCAGAACAAGGCGCCTCCATCAGGTCGACACCTCCCTGCAAGGCCCCCaaacacagtggacacagaCTCCATCTTATCAGTAGGGAAGCTCATAAGTCAGTTCAACAGCAGCCAGCGGAGGGGAAGGGGAGGCCCGAGGAACAGGTTGGACCCAGAGCAGTGTCGGAGGTCACGCAGCGTGGACAGCAGTCGAACCTCAgactcctcgtcctcctcctcttcctccagcagaGCCTCGTCTCTGAAGGCCGTCAGGGGCGAGAACCCATGTGGGATATATCCTCCCGGGTCAGCCAGGGCCCGACTCCTCAGCGGAGAAGCCTCTTTGGCGAGCAAGACGGAGGAGACCAAGCTGCTTAAAGGAGATCACGGAAAAGCAGCTCCACATGCTGTAAAATTACTTCACAGAGCAGATAAACCCTCTATCTCCAGATCATGTAGTGACCAGACCGATGACTCAGATGAAAGAGACACGCAG GTCACTCCCGATCTTCTGAAAGGACAGCAAGAACTCTCAGTAGACCCAGTTGAagacacagcaaaacaaatactGTTCACTTACCTCAAGGATGG gaCGACCGATGATGACTCCACCACTGAACGGAAAGTCACCCTGCTGCTTGAAAGGGTCAACAAGGTCAAATGGAAACCGGCTGaaaatgtggaggaggaggagaaa GCTTATGCCGCTGAGGTGAATCATTTGCAGGAGAAGCAGGCGGCACTGAAGAAAGAAGTGTCTGAATTAAAGCAAAAACTGGAAACTGAGATTAAG AATGAAAAGACTCTAGCCAAGGCTTGTGAAAAGGCcagaacagagaagaagaaacttcAGGACGAGTTGGCCAAAAGTCAGGAGGAGCTCTCCAAACTCAGAGACAGACTGGCCGACATTGAGGCAGAGCTTCGGTCTACCAAACGGGA GCTGActcagatggaggcagagagagggagatctAAAACGGAGATGAAAgaccttcagcagcagctctctgagatGCATGATGAGCTGGACCAAGCCAAGAAGGCAGAGCTCATAAATGCAGAGAAAGAAGTCCTTCTGAAG GATATGGCGCAGATGCGTGTGGAATTTCAGGAGACGctgcaggtgaaggaggagcaggaggaggtgctgCACCACAAGGAAAGGGAGCTCAGTGCCCTGAAGGGGGCGCTccaagaggaggtggagactCATGATAACTACATTGCTGCTCTGAAGGAGGAATATGAAGCTGAGCTTGAAAAGCTGCTCAGGGATTTAGAGAAGGCTAAAGAG AGCAATGCTCTGCTGGGTCAAGAGAAAGTCGAAGCAGAGGGGGACAGAGGTGCAGCTAAGGTGCAGCTGAAGGAGCTGAGCCAGGAAAGAGATCAGCTGAAAATGAAGGTGCAGGAGCAGAGCAACAAAGTGGAGAAGCTGAGTCAGGCAATCCAGGAGTgtaaaaccacagagagacagctggAGCAGAGAGCAAAGCAACTTGAG AGGGAGAAGCAGCAGGTTGAGGAGGCGCTGCAAGATGTGAGGAGAAACGAGGAGGAGATGTGTCAGTCCAACCAGTTGCTGCTGACTCGCTTGGAAGACGTGCAG agtAAGTTGACCAAGCTAAACCATGAGCACAGGGACCTGAAGGAGAAGCTCAAGGATgagaagaaacaaacagaggagctgtggaagacaaaaactgaactggaggatgagaggaggctGCAGGACAGGACTGTAGAGCAACTGCAGAGGAAG ATGAACAGCATCATGGAGGAGTGCGAGGCGTCTACAGATGTACTTCAGAACCAGGTCGATGAGGCCAGAGAGAAGAGTCAGAGGGAGTTGGACGAGCTGCGGAGACAGCTGCAGGAAAAGggagcagagctggagaaaTCCCGACAGGCGGCCAAAAAACTGCAGGAAGAG CTGCTTCCTCTGGAGGAGGATCTGCGGCGGTGTCGcagggagcagcaggaggccCAGCTGAGGGGCCGGCAGCTGGAGCAGagggtggaggagctggaggagaggaacgCAGCCacggtgggagagagagagcggcagGTCAAACTCATGGAG GGGCGCATCAGTCAACTAGAAGAAGATCTTAATGATGAGCGCAGCAGTGCTGACCGCCTGATGGAGCGATTAGACAAAACCAAAGAGCAG ATGGATCAGATGAGAAACGAGCTGATGCAGGAGAGAGCAGCCAGGCAGGACCTGGAGTGTGACAAGATGAGTCTGGAGAGACAG AATAAAGATCTTAGGGGCAGAGTGACTCATTTAGAAGGATCACAGAGGACCAACCAGGATTCACTTGTCTCCAAACTTAACTGCCGCAtccaggagctggaggaaaggtTGCAAGGAGAAGAGAG AGACAACAACAGCCTGCAACAAGCGAACCGCAAGCTGGAGCGCAAGGTGAAGGAGATGAAGATTCAGACGGACGAAGAACACGTCAACCTGCAGAGCCAGAGAGACCAG CTGACTCAGAGACTGAAGACGGCGAAGAGGCAGATGGatgaggcggaggaggagatCGAGCGTCTGGAACACGCTAAAAAGAAGCTGCAGAGAGAACTGGATGAGCAGATCGAGGCCAACGAGCAGCTTCACGGCCAACTGAGCTCACTGAGGAATGAGATGAG GCGGAAGAAGAAATCCCCTCCTCTCATTAAGGTTGTGGACGGCGATGTGATCGACATGGATGACTTTGGCTCTGATTGA